The Flavobacterium sp. 123 genome contains a region encoding:
- a CDS encoding glyceraldehyde-3-phosphate dehydrogenase encodes MKTKLKYEKEISFQADRRRAAVELIKVISDLWYDKSIEMVLFRNQLIDKNVSEIINLHDYAGEFVSKPISVFDSVEIAKVILSLDLPPSKLDIGKLTYEYRLDDEKYPDERYFVLDKLKNAKNSEEIQPKDVVLYGFGRIGRLLARELLSKTGKGNQLRLRAIVTRDKNDATSLEKRASLLRYDSIHGDFQGSVVADSQNSALIINGTTVHMISANTPEEIDYTTYGIKKALVIDNTGAFTTQEALSRHLTSKGSEKVLLTAPGKGVPNIVHGVNQNQYNPDQNDIFSAASCTTNAITPILKVIEDTLGVVKGHLETIHAYTNDQNLVDNMHKKYRRGRAAALNMVITETGAGRAVAKAIPSLQGKLTSNAIRVPVPNGSLVVLNLEVTRETSIAEINSIMKKYALEGELVEQIKYSLNNELVSSDIIGTSAPSIYDSNATIVSNDGKNIVLYIWYDNEFGYSHQVIRLAKYIAKVRRFTYY; translated from the coding sequence ATGAAAACCAAACTTAAATACGAAAAAGAAATTTCGTTTCAAGCCGACAGAAGACGTGCCGCAGTAGAATTAATCAAAGTCATCAGCGATTTATGGTATGATAAATCCATAGAAATGGTTTTATTTCGGAATCAATTAATTGACAAAAACGTAAGTGAAATTATCAACTTACATGATTATGCAGGAGAATTTGTAAGCAAACCTATTTCTGTTTTTGATTCAGTTGAAATTGCAAAGGTCATCTTATCATTAGACTTGCCACCTTCCAAATTAGATATTGGAAAACTAACCTACGAATACCGCTTAGATGATGAGAAATATCCTGACGAACGCTATTTTGTATTAGACAAATTAAAAAACGCGAAAAACTCTGAGGAAATCCAACCCAAGGACGTTGTTTTATATGGCTTTGGAAGAATCGGACGATTATTAGCACGTGAGTTGTTATCTAAAACTGGAAAAGGAAATCAATTGCGATTAAGAGCTATTGTAACTCGAGACAAAAACGATGCAACTTCTCTTGAAAAAAGAGCTTCATTACTTCGTTACGATTCAATCCATGGTGATTTTCAAGGCTCTGTTGTTGCCGATAGTCAAAATAGCGCACTGATTATCAATGGAACAACCGTTCATATGATTTCGGCAAATACGCCTGAAGAAATTGATTACACCACTTACGGAATCAAAAAAGCTCTTGTTATTGATAACACGGGTGCATTCACAACTCAAGAAGCTTTGAGCCGTCATTTAACATCAAAAGGCTCTGAAAAAGTATTGCTTACCGCTCCCGGAAAAGGAGTTCCAAACATTGTTCACGGAGTAAACCAAAACCAATACAATCCTGATCAAAACGATATCTTTTCAGCAGCTTCTTGTACCACAAATGCAATTACACCAATTCTAAAAGTAATTGAAGATACACTTGGCGTTGTAAAAGGACATTTAGAAACCATTCACGCATATACAAACGACCAAAATTTGGTTGATAATATGCATAAAAAATACCGCCGAGGAAGAGCCGCTGCATTAAACATGGTCATTACAGAAACGGGAGCTGGTAGAGCTGTAGCAAAAGCGATACCCTCATTGCAAGGCAAATTAACTTCCAATGCCATTCGTGTACCTGTGCCTAATGGCTCGTTAGTGGTGCTCAATCTTGAAGTGACTCGAGAGACTTCGATTGCAGAAATTAACTCTATTATGAAAAAATATGCTTTGGAAGGTGAATTAGTAGAACAAATCAAATATTCATTAAATAATGAATTAGTTTCTTCTGATATTATTGGAACTTCAGCTCCTTCAATTTACGATAGCAATGCAACGATTGTTTCCAATGATGGAAAAAACATTGTGCTTTACATTTGGTACGACAACGAATTTGGTTACAGCCATCAAGTAATTCGATTAGCAAAATACATTGCCAAAGTAAGGCGTTTTACTTATTACTAA
- a CDS encoding peptidoglycan-binding protein LysM, which translates to MIKKWYFYTSLTIIVAFLSSGFKPFNLETTPWFLTNESDGSDYLFPSQKQQDYPNLNIPFTGNFFIGFKEAIAYKESQGKYKKINSLGYLGKYQFGSETLKTIGVHNRAAFLNSPELQEKAFIALLTKNKGELKDEIEKYEGTVMNGIRVTESGILAAAHLGGVGSVRKYLRNNGKRYLRDAYGTSLRSYMKAFGGYDTSFIAADSDATVKNI; encoded by the coding sequence ATGATAAAAAAATGGTATTTTTATACAAGTTTGACAATTATTGTAGCTTTTTTAAGCTCTGGTTTTAAACCTTTTAATTTAGAAACCACCCCTTGGTTTTTAACAAATGAATCAGATGGATCCGACTACTTATTTCCATCTCAAAAACAACAAGATTACCCCAATTTGAACATCCCTTTTACTGGAAATTTCTTTATTGGTTTCAAAGAAGCAATCGCTTACAAAGAGTCTCAAGGCAAATACAAAAAAATCAATTCTCTAGGTTATTTAGGCAAATATCAATTTGGTTCCGAAACATTAAAAACAATCGGTGTTCATAATAGAGCTGCTTTTTTAAATAGTCCTGAATTGCAAGAAAAAGCGTTTATTGCTCTTTTAACTAAAAATAAAGGAGAGTTAAAAGATGAGATTGAAAAATACGAAGGAACTGTGATGAATGGTATCCGAGTAACAGAATCTGGCATTTTAGCAGCAGCACACCTTGGCGGTGTTGGTTCGGTTAGAAAGTATTTAAGAAATAACGGAAAACGGTACTTAAGAGATGCTTACGGAACTTCATTAAGAAGTTATATGAAAGCATTTGGAGGGTACGATACTTCATTCATTGCTGCAGATAGCGATGCAACAGTTAAAAACATATAA
- a CDS encoding Lrp/AsnC family transcriptional regulator — protein sequence MILDETDKKILRLLQEDAHLTLKDIANQINLSLTPVHDRVKRLEKEGIIEKYVTILNKKKLGKNLTVYCQVTLVKQTYDISEAFNHAILNLPEVVECNFVSGSFDYMLKIILPDMESYHHFHQKKLSVLPEVSLINSFFIISEVKTTTVLPI from the coding sequence ATGATTTTAGACGAAACTGACAAAAAAATATTGCGTCTTTTGCAGGAAGATGCCCATTTGACTTTAAAAGATATTGCAAATCAAATCAATCTTTCGCTCACGCCTGTTCACGATAGAGTGAAACGATTAGAGAAAGAAGGCATAATAGAGAAGTATGTTACTATTTTGAATAAAAAGAAACTAGGTAAAAATTTGACCGTTTATTGCCAAGTAACTCTCGTTAAACAAACCTACGATATCTCGGAAGCATTTAATCATGCTATATTGAATTTACCTGAAGTGGTGGAATGTAATTTTGTGTCTGGAAGCTTTGATTATATGCTCAAAATTATTTTGCCTGATATGGAAAGTTACCATCATTTTCACCAAAAAAAATTGTCCGTTTTACCAGAAGTTTCCCTAATAAATAGTTTTTTTATTATTTCGGAAGTGAAAACAACGACTGTTCTGCCAATTTAG
- a CDS encoding methylmalonyl-CoA mutase subunit beta — MKNLFKEFNPISAKQWKQKIQFELKGADYNETLIWNSPEDIKVKPFYDKDDVTKTFSVPTKASEFKICQNIFVFDIEKSIERALESLNRGAESVRFTIENEAINVEHLLEKLPLENTAIYFHLSFFSIDFVKKIEAIAKQKNATIYCNIDPIGQLAKEGNWFTTAEKSNFDSLNLLSKETKSVSLISINSALYQNAGATIVQQIAYSLAHANEYFNRIEVINKPIVFEISVGTNYFFEIAKLRALRLLFKLIAKEYNPNLDCYFLVSPTKRNKTLYDYNVNMLRTTTECMSAILGGADSIANLPYDALYHKDNEFGDRIARNQLLILKNESYFDKVNNPADGSYYIENLTNQLAEKALALFKNIEENGGFLKQLNEGIIKRKIQESADYEQELFDTGKEILLGTNKYKNKEDRMKNDLELFPFVKVKPRKTLITPIIEKRLSEKLEQERLAKE; from the coding sequence ATGAAAAACCTTTTCAAAGAATTCAATCCAATATCTGCCAAACAATGGAAACAAAAAATCCAATTTGAACTCAAAGGAGCTGACTATAATGAAACCCTTATTTGGAATTCTCCAGAAGATATTAAAGTAAAACCTTTTTATGATAAAGACGATGTCACTAAGACATTTTCAGTACCTACAAAAGCATCTGAATTCAAAATTTGTCAAAATATTTTTGTCTTTGATATTGAAAAGTCAATAGAAAGAGCGCTAGAATCATTGAACCGCGGTGCAGAAAGTGTTCGTTTCACTATTGAAAATGAAGCCATAAACGTAGAGCATTTATTAGAAAAATTACCTTTGGAAAACACAGCCATTTATTTCCATTTGAGTTTTTTTTCAATCGATTTCGTAAAGAAAATAGAAGCCATTGCTAAACAAAAAAACGCTACAATATACTGCAATATTGATCCAATAGGTCAATTAGCAAAAGAAGGAAATTGGTTTACAACCGCTGAAAAAAGTAACTTCGACAGCTTAAATTTACTTTCGAAAGAAACAAAATCCGTTTCATTAATAAGTATTAATAGTGCTTTATATCAAAATGCAGGAGCCACAATAGTACAACAAATTGCCTATAGTTTAGCGCACGCAAATGAATATTTCAATAGAATTGAAGTCATTAATAAACCCATAGTTTTTGAAATCTCTGTAGGCACAAATTACTTTTTTGAAATTGCAAAACTTCGTGCTTTACGATTGCTTTTTAAGCTAATTGCAAAAGAATACAACCCTAATTTAGATTGTTATTTCTTAGTTTCACCAACAAAAAGAAACAAAACTTTATATGATTACAATGTAAATATGTTGCGCACCACAACCGAATGCATGAGCGCTATTCTGGGTGGAGCGGATAGCATTGCAAATTTGCCTTACGATGCTTTATACCATAAAGACAATGAATTTGGTGACAGAATTGCCAGAAATCAATTGTTGATTCTGAAAAACGAAAGCTATTTTGACAAAGTAAATAACCCAGCTGATGGAAGTTATTACATAGAAAACTTAACAAATCAATTAGCCGAAAAAGCTTTAGCTTTATTTAAGAATATAGAAGAAAATGGTGGCTTCCTGAAACAACTCAACGAAGGAATCATCAAAAGAAAAATTCAAGAAAGCGCTGATTATGAGCAAGAATTATTTGATACGGGTAAAGAAATTCTTCTTGGGACTAACAAATACAAAAACAAGGAGGACAGAATGAAAAATGATTTAGAACTATTCCCTTTTGTAAAAGTAAAACCCCGAAAGACATTAATCACCCCAATCATTGAAAAGCGATTGTCAGAAAAACTAGAACAAGAGCGACTTGCTAAAGAATAA
- a CDS encoding DUF2279 domain-containing protein — protein MKHQKIYLLFLLTLIGFPFTFAQNSNVSFLKPFDSINKSRLNTVLISESILATGALVGLNQIWYADYPKSDFHFINDNSEWLQMDKVGHFYSSYHLGRFGSEMLEWSGASKHKQLVYGSGLGFAFLTAVEVMDGYSSEWGASSGDILANASGTALYVSQEIFWSEQRITPKFSFHTTQYSNYRPNVLGRSLMEQILKDYNGQTYWLSINLFSFSKGSKIPKWLNLALGYGGDKMIAGNVEKSTPFGAKKTERYRQFYLSLDVDLTKIETKSHFLKTFFSVFNTIKIPAPTFEYSANEGLRGHILYF, from the coding sequence TTGAAACATCAAAAAATCTATCTTTTATTCCTCTTAACACTGATAGGATTTCCTTTTACATTCGCGCAAAATTCGAATGTAAGTTTTTTAAAACCATTTGATTCCATAAACAAATCAAGATTAAATACGGTTCTGATCTCTGAATCAATTCTAGCAACAGGGGCTTTAGTTGGTTTAAACCAAATTTGGTATGCTGATTATCCAAAATCTGATTTTCATTTTATAAATGATAATTCAGAATGGCTTCAAATGGATAAAGTAGGTCATTTTTATTCTTCCTATCATTTAGGTCGTTTTGGTTCTGAAATGTTGGAATGGAGTGGAGCAAGCAAACATAAACAATTAGTTTATGGTTCTGGATTAGGATTTGCATTTTTGACAGCTGTTGAAGTTATGGATGGCTACTCTTCGGAATGGGGTGCTTCCTCGGGCGATATTCTTGCAAATGCATCAGGAACTGCTTTATATGTTTCCCAAGAAATTTTTTGGAGCGAACAACGAATTACCCCTAAATTTTCATTTCATACGACCCAATATTCTAATTACAGACCCAATGTTTTAGGACGTTCATTAATGGAGCAAATTTTGAAGGATTATAATGGTCAAACGTATTGGCTTTCTATTAATTTATTTTCTTTTTCTAAAGGGTCAAAAATTCCAAAATGGTTAAACCTTGCTTTGGGTTATGGAGGCGACAAAATGATAGCTGGAAATGTCGAAAAAAGCACTCCATTTGGAGCTAAAAAAACCGAAAGATACCGACAATTTTACCTCAGTTTGGATGTTGATTTGACTAAAATTGAAACTAAATCACATTTTTTGAAGACTTTTTTCTCTGTTTTTAACACTATTAAAATTCCTGCTCCAACGTTTGAATACTCGGCTAACGAGGGACTTAGAGGTCACATCTTGTATTTTTAG
- a CDS encoding S1C family serine protease, with translation MKKFSSLFLVSLLSGAITLGTYKLLFDSNGYFSNNKSGLVTVASENYGRTVGLSAETVDFTEAADKTIHTVVHVKNVSRKSISNPILEYFYGYGGQQQQEQIGTGSGVIISEDGYIVTNNHVIKDATEIEITLNNKKSYTAKLIGTDSKMDIALLKINADEKLPYTVFANSDSVKVGEWVLAVGNPYNLTSTVTAGIVSAKARNLDTSGIQSFIQTDAAVNPGNSGGALVNTRGELIGINTMISSTTGSYVGYSFAIPSNNARKIIEDLMEFGNVQRGVLGVEGGELNAIASKELGVTQTQGFYINKVSKNSGAEKAGLQKGDIIIQLDEQKVATFADLSGYINTKRPNDKVQVTFIRDGKNKTAPVTLSKNEFFTTEFKGIEVENIDAADKKAFKIDYGVKIKSINNENLEQYAEELKGNIILSIDNVKASNIEAVSKIFKNRDEKQSMRIEMINKNGEIFRIII, from the coding sequence ATGAAAAAATTTTCAAGCTTATTTTTAGTATCGCTATTAAGCGGAGCTATTACTTTAGGTACATACAAACTATTATTTGACAGCAATGGGTATTTTTCTAATAACAAAAGCGGTCTAGTTACTGTTGCATCCGAGAACTATGGAAGAACGGTTGGATTATCTGCTGAAACAGTTGATTTCACTGAAGCCGCAGACAAAACAATCCATACAGTTGTTCACGTAAAAAATGTTTCCCGAAAATCAATCAGTAATCCAATATTGGAATATTTCTATGGTTATGGTGGCCAACAACAACAGGAACAAATAGGCACAGGTTCTGGGGTTATCATCTCTGAAGATGGCTATATCGTAACAAACAATCATGTAATTAAAGATGCTACAGAAATTGAAATTACATTGAACAATAAAAAATCATATACGGCAAAACTTATTGGAACAGATTCAAAAATGGATATTGCTTTATTAAAAATCAATGCCGATGAAAAACTTCCTTATACAGTTTTTGCCAATTCAGATTCTGTAAAAGTGGGCGAATGGGTTCTTGCTGTAGGAAATCCATATAACTTAACTTCAACGGTAACCGCTGGAATTGTTTCTGCAAAAGCTAGAAACCTAGACACTAGCGGGATTCAATCTTTTATACAAACTGACGCCGCAGTAAATCCAGGAAATAGTGGTGGCGCATTAGTAAACACCCGCGGCGAATTAATTGGAATCAACACTATGATTTCGTCAACAACAGGTTCATATGTTGGCTATTCATTTGCTATACCGTCTAATAATGCTCGCAAAATAATTGAAGACTTAATGGAATTCGGCAATGTTCAAAGAGGCGTTTTAGGGGTAGAAGGTGGCGAATTAAATGCTATTGCTTCCAAAGAATTAGGCGTTACACAAACTCAAGGATTTTATATTAATAAAGTTTCTAAAAATTCAGGTGCCGAAAAAGCAGGACTTCAAAAAGGAGATATTATTATACAATTAGACGAACAAAAAGTAGCCACTTTTGCTGACCTTTCTGGATATATAAATACCAAAAGACCAAATGACAAAGTGCAGGTAACCTTTATTCGTGATGGCAAAAACAAAACAGCTCCTGTTACTTTAAGTAAAAATGAATTTTTTACAACAGAATTTAAAGGAATTGAGGTAGAAAATATTGACGCTGCTGATAAGAAAGCTTTTAAAATTGATTATGGCGTAAAAATCAAATCAATCAATAATGAAAATCTAGAACAATATGCTGAAGAGCTTAAAGGAAATATCATTTTAAGTATTGATAACGTAAAAGCTTCAAACATCGAAGCGGTTTCCAAAATTTTCAAAAACAGAGATGAGAAACAAAGCATGCGAATTGAAATGATAAACAAAAACGGAGAAATTTTTAGAATCATTATTTAA
- the mltG gene encoding endolytic transglycosylase MltG, translating into MNIKKIITIVAVVLISVLMIYGFILIRQIFADNTKFETNEVYVFVPTDANYEDVKKIVAPYVEDMNRFDVVANKKSYPTNVKSGRFLFKKGMNSNELINALRLNLAVNLAFNNQERLEDFAGRIGSQIEADSLSLLTSFKDSTFLKENGFNEENVLTMFIPNTYEIFWNTSADKFRDKMIKEYRNFWNEERIEKAKKQGLTPIEATILASIVHKESVKKEERPRIAGVYLNRLHKGMLLQADPTVIYAVKKKSNDFTQVIKRVLNKDLSVASPYNTYYTLGLPPGPIAMPDITALEAVLNPEKHNYIYFCASVDRFGYHEFAVTQAEHEQNAKKYYNWINSQGVKR; encoded by the coding sequence TTGAACATTAAAAAAATCATAACCATTGTAGCTGTTGTATTAATATCGGTATTAATGATCTACGGATTTATTTTGATACGACAAATATTTGCAGATAACACTAAATTCGAAACGAATGAAGTGTATGTTTTTGTTCCAACAGATGCAAATTATGAAGATGTCAAGAAAATAGTCGCTCCATATGTTGAAGATATGAACCGATTTGATGTGGTAGCGAACAAAAAAAGCTATCCTACAAATGTAAAATCAGGTCGTTTTTTATTCAAAAAAGGAATGAATAGCAATGAATTGATTAATGCTTTGAGATTGAATCTTGCAGTAAATTTAGCTTTCAATAATCAAGAAAGATTAGAAGATTTTGCAGGAAGAATTGGTTCTCAAATTGAAGCTGATAGTTTGTCATTATTGACTTCGTTCAAAGATTCTACATTTTTAAAAGAAAACGGTTTCAACGAGGAAAATGTTTTGACAATGTTCATTCCTAATACCTACGAAATATTTTGGAATACGTCTGCAGATAAATTCCGAGATAAAATGATTAAGGAATATAGAAATTTCTGGAATGAAGAACGAATTGAAAAAGCAAAAAAACAAGGATTAACTCCAATAGAAGCTACTATTTTAGCCTCAATCGTACATAAAGAATCTGTTAAAAAAGAGGAGAGACCACGAATAGCAGGGGTTTATTTGAATCGCTTGCATAAAGGAATGCTTTTGCAGGCTGATCCAACGGTAATTTATGCCGTAAAGAAAAAATCTAACGATTTTACGCAAGTCATCAAAAGAGTTTTGAATAAGGATTTGTCAGTTGCTTCTCCTTATAATACATATTATACTTTAGGGCTTCCTCCAGGGCCTATTGCAATGCCTGATATTACGGCACTTGAGGCGGTGTTAAATCCTGAAAAACACAATTATATTTATTTTTGTGCTAGTGTAGATCGTTTTGGATATCATGAATTTGCCGTAACACAAGCAGAACATGAACAAAATGCTAAAAAATATTACAATTGGATTAATAGTCAAGGTGTAAAAAGATAG
- a CDS encoding GNAT family N-acetyltransferase, producing MITLKGENIYLRALEPNDLEFVYAMENDQNIWEVSNTHTPYSRFLVKQYLENAHQDIYEAKQLRLAICKDQDFPAIGLIDLFDFDSKNNRAGIGIVIQTVENRKLNIGSEALELLIRYSFYNLGLHQLYANIATENEASTALFTKFGFQKIGVKKDWTFVNGKYKDEVIFQLINHSF from the coding sequence ATGATAACACTAAAAGGCGAAAACATTTATCTCCGAGCACTCGAACCAAATGACTTGGAGTTTGTTTATGCTATGGAAAACGATCAAAATATCTGGGAGGTAAGCAATACGCATACTCCTTACAGTCGGTTTTTGGTGAAGCAATATTTAGAAAATGCACATCAAGATATTTATGAAGCAAAACAATTGCGATTGGCTATTTGTAAAGACCAAGATTTTCCCGCAATAGGATTAATTGATTTGTTTGATTTTGATTCAAAAAACAACAGAGCTGGTATAGGTATTGTAATTCAGACAGTTGAAAACAGAAAACTAAATATTGGTTCCGAAGCACTAGAGCTATTAATTCGTTATTCATTTTATAATCTTGGTTTACACCAATTGTATGCAAATATTGCTACCGAAAATGAAGCTAGTACAGCACTTTTTACTAAATTTGGGTTTCAGAAAATAGGAGTTAAAAAAGATTGGACTTTCGTAAACGGGAAGTACAAAGACGAAGTCATTTTTCAATTAATTAATCATTCATTTTAA
- the scpA gene encoding methylmalonyl-CoA mutase — translation MKRKDLQHINLDGTAKTENRELSGNEFLTAEGILLKNTYTKKDIENLEHLEFGAGFAPNLRGPYTTMYVRRPWTVRQYAGFSTAEESNAFYRRNLAAGQKGLSIAFDLPTHRGYDSDHERVVGDVGKAGVAIDSVEDMKVLFNEIPLDEMSVSMTMNGAVLPIMAFYIVAAEEQGVKPVQLSGTIQNDILKEFMVRNTYIYPPTPSMKIIADIFEYTSKKMPKFNSISISGYHMQEAGATADIELAYTLADGLEYIRTGLATGMKIDEFAPRLSFFWAIGMNHFMEIAKMRAGRMIWAKLLKQFNPEDEKSLALRTHCQTSGWSLTEQDPFNNVARTCIEAAAAAFGGTQSLHTNALDEAIALPTDFSARIARNTQIFLQEETKITKTVDPWAGSYYIESLTNEIAENAWKLIEEVEELGGMTKAIESGIPKLRIEEAAARKQARIDSNQDVIVGVNKYRLDKEDPLQILDVDNQMVRKQQLEQLDRIKSTRDSEKVKVSLEKLILCAKTGEGNLLELAVEAARNRTTLGEISDALETVFGRYKAQIKSFSGVYSKEMKEDKSFEKAKELADAFAEKEGRRPRIMIAKIGQDGHDRGAKVVATGYADIGFDVDIGPLFQTPAEAAKQAVENDVHVLGLSSLAAGHKTFVPEIIAELKKYGREDIMVVVGGVIPAQDYQFLFDAGAVAVFGPGTKISDAAISILEILIS, via the coding sequence ATGAAAAGAAAAGACCTTCAACATATAAATTTAGACGGTACTGCCAAAACAGAAAACCGTGAGCTGTCAGGCAACGAATTCTTAACTGCAGAGGGAATTTTATTGAAAAATACCTACACGAAAAAGGATATTGAAAATTTAGAACACTTAGAATTTGGCGCTGGTTTTGCTCCAAATTTACGTGGCCCTTATACCACCATGTATGTTCGCAGGCCATGGACGGTGCGTCAGTATGCTGGATTTTCAACAGCAGAGGAAAGTAATGCTTTCTACAGAAGAAATTTAGCCGCAGGACAAAAAGGACTTTCGATAGCATTTGATTTACCAACCCATCGCGGTTACGACTCAGACCATGAACGCGTAGTAGGTGATGTAGGAAAAGCAGGAGTAGCAATTGATTCTGTTGAGGATATGAAAGTATTGTTTAATGAAATTCCATTAGATGAAATGTCAGTTTCCATGACTATGAACGGTGCTGTTTTACCTATAATGGCTTTTTATATTGTAGCCGCAGAGGAACAAGGTGTAAAACCAGTACAACTTTCAGGGACGATACAAAATGATATTTTGAAAGAGTTTATGGTTCGAAATACCTATATCTATCCACCAACTCCATCTATGAAAATCATTGCAGATATATTCGAATATACCAGTAAAAAAATGCCGAAATTCAACTCTATCTCTATTTCTGGCTATCATATGCAAGAAGCAGGAGCCACAGCTGATATTGAATTAGCATACACCCTGGCAGATGGATTAGAATATATTAGAACTGGATTAGCAACTGGAATGAAAATCGATGAATTTGCTCCTCGTCTATCTTTTTTCTGGGCAATAGGAATGAATCATTTTATGGAAATTGCTAAAATGCGTGCCGGTCGTATGATTTGGGCAAAACTCCTAAAACAGTTTAATCCAGAGGACGAAAAATCATTAGCCTTACGTACCCATTGCCAAACAAGTGGTTGGAGTTTAACAGAACAAGACCCTTTCAATAATGTGGCCAGAACTTGTATTGAAGCAGCAGCAGCAGCATTTGGCGGAACACAATCGCTACATACAAATGCCTTAGATGAAGCAATTGCATTGCCGACGGATTTTTCTGCTAGAATAGCTAGAAACACACAGATTTTTTTACAAGAGGAAACTAAAATTACTAAAACAGTTGATCCTTGGGCTGGAAGTTATTATATCGAAAGCCTTACAAATGAAATTGCAGAAAATGCTTGGAAACTGATCGAAGAAGTTGAAGAATTAGGCGGAATGACTAAAGCAATTGAATCAGGAATCCCTAAACTTCGCATTGAAGAGGCAGCTGCTAGAAAACAAGCCCGAATTGATAGCAATCAAGATGTTATTGTTGGAGTCAATAAATACCGTTTAGATAAAGAAGATCCGTTACAAATTCTTGATGTTGATAACCAAATGGTGCGCAAGCAACAATTGGAACAATTAGATCGAATTAAATCAACTCGTGACAGCGAAAAAGTAAAAGTTTCACTTGAAAAATTAATCCTTTGTGCTAAAACTGGAGAAGGAAATTTATTAGAACTAGCCGTTGAAGCTGCTAGAAACAGAACTACATTAGGCGAAATCAGTGATGCACTTGAAACCGTATTCGGAAGATATAAAGCACAAATTAAATCATTTAGTGGCGTGTATAGTAAGGAAATGAAAGAGGACAAAAGCTTTGAAAAAGCAAAAGAATTGGCTGATGCTTTTGCCGAAAAAGAAGGGCGTCGCCCAAGAATTATGATTGCAAAAATCGGACAAGACGGTCACGATCGTGGAGCTAAAGTTGTAGCTACTGGTTATGCAGACATTGGTTTCGACGTAGATATTGGCCCCCTTTTTCAAACGCCAGCCGAAGCAGCAAAACAAGCGGTAGAAAATGATGTCCATGTTCTTGGCCTTTCATCATTAGCCGCAGGGCACAAAACGTTTGTGCCAGAAATAATTGCCGAACTTAAAAAATACGGAAGAGAAGATATTATGGTAGTTGTAGGCGGTGTAATTCCTGCTCAAGATTATCAGTTTTTATTTGATGCTGGCGCTGTAGCTGTCTTTGGACCAGGAACAAAAATTAGCGATGCCGCGATTAGTATTTTAGAAATTTTAATTAGCTAA
- the dapF gene encoding diaminopimelate epimerase: protein MQLEFYKYQGTGNDFVMIDNRSETFPKENTQLIERLCDRRFGIGADGLILLENDSETDFRMVYYNSDGNQSSMCGNGGRCLVAFAKKLNVIENNTTFIATDGLHHASVANDGIVSLQMIDVATIKKESEYTFMNTGSPHHVQLVEDLEHYNVKENGAALRYGPLYGKEGSNINFVKKINDDTFSLRTYERGVEDETLACGTGATAVAIAMNATGQTNASSIKLNVEGGKLAVSFDKIGDQFTNVFLIGPAEFVFKGVIEI, encoded by the coding sequence ATGCAATTAGAATTTTATAAATACCAAGGAACAGGAAATGATTTTGTAATGATTGATAATCGATCTGAAACTTTTCCTAAAGAAAATACGCAGTTGATAGAGCGCTTATGTGATCGACGTTTTGGGATTGGTGCTGACGGACTGATTTTGTTAGAAAATGATTCTGAAACTGATTTTAGAATGGTCTATTACAATTCAGATGGAAATCAAAGTTCCATGTGTGGTAATGGTGGACGCTGTTTAGTGGCTTTCGCCAAAAAACTAAATGTTATAGAAAACAATACTACTTTTATTGCAACAGATGGTTTGCATCATGCAAGTGTTGCTAATGATGGAATCGTTTCTTTGCAAATGATTGATGTTGCTACTATTAAAAAAGAAAGCGAGTACACTTTTATGAATACGGGTTCGCCACATCATGTACAATTAGTGGAGGATTTGGAACATTATAATGTAAAAGAAAATGGAGCTGCACTTCGTTACGGTCCACTATACGGAAAAGAAGGCAGTAATATTAATTTCGTTAAAAAAATCAACGACGATACTTTTTCACTTCGCACATACGAAAGAGGCGTGGAGGATGAAACTTTGGCTTGTGGAACTGGTGCTACTGCGGTTGCTATTGCAATGAATGCGACTGGACAAACGAATGCTTCTTCCATTAAATTGAATGTGGAAGGCGGGAAATTAGCTGTTTCTTTTGATAAAATTGGGGATCAGTTTACCAATGTTTTTCTTATTGGTCCAGCAGAATTTGTGTTTAAAGGAGTGATTGAAATTTAA